In one Synergistota bacterium genomic region, the following are encoded:
- the ruvX gene encoding Holliday junction resolvase RuvX, translating into MDWGEKRIGIAISDEGGRVAMPLKVVNRDSILVEIEMLRKIYGDFIIVLGLPVRTDGVQGGASEREALKLKKEIEKRGFKVNLWKEWYSSAEAERLLKICELSARKRRRERDRISAALILEAFLRSVNRNEG; encoded by the coding sequence TTGGATTGGGGAGAAAAGAGAATAGGAATAGCAATAAGTGATGAGGGCGGAAGGGTTGCTATGCCTCTTAAGGTTGTTAACAGGGATTCGATCTTGGTTGAAATAGAAATGCTTAGGAAAATATATGGTGATTTTATCATTGTTTTGGGTTTACCGGTGAGGACCGATGGCGTTCAGGGAGGAGCCTCTGAGAGGGAAGCCCTTAAGCTCAAAAAGGAGATAGAAAAAAGAGGCTTTAAGGTTAATCTCTGGAAGGAGTGGTATTCCTCTGCAGAAGCTGAGAGATTGCTTAAAATATGTGAGCTCTCAGCGCGCAAGAGAAGGAGAGAAAGAGACAGGATTTCGGCAGCTTTGATCTTGGAAGCTTTTCTGAGGAGTGTTAATAGGAATGAAGGATAA
- the mtnA gene encoding S-methyl-5-thioribose-1-phosphate isomerase — protein sequence MLPPTLKWEGDALLILDQRRIPHKVEFLRCQDHEDVAQAIKSMAVRGAPAIGIAAAYGVVLGVKKLSLRDIERIVDVLSKTRPTAVNLFWALQRMRKKAESASSWEDLLEEAKAIHEEDIKANERMGKYGAELVPDHAVILTHCNAGALATGGFGTALGVIRFAALHGKNVKVYADETRPVLQGARLTAWELMMDNIDVTLITDNMAGYLMSKGEIDLVIVGADRIAANGDVANKIGTYSLAVLAKHHGVPFYVAAPVSTIDLDIPSGKDVPIEQRNPKEVVEIGGVRIAPEGVKVFNPAFDVTPAELISAIITEKGVLRPPFKEGLLKIVRG from the coding sequence TTGCTTCCACCAACCTTGAAGTGGGAGGGCGATGCTCTTCTTATACTTGATCAGAGGAGGATTCCCCATAAGGTGGAGTTTTTGAGATGTCAAGATCACGAGGATGTTGCGCAAGCGATAAAATCGATGGCGGTTAGGGGAGCTCCTGCTATAGGAATTGCGGCTGCCTATGGTGTTGTTCTCGGCGTTAAAAAGCTTTCTCTAAGAGATATAGAACGGATAGTAGATGTTCTATCTAAGACGAGACCTACGGCGGTTAATCTATTTTGGGCTCTTCAAAGAATGCGTAAAAAAGCTGAGTCTGCTTCGTCTTGGGAAGATTTGCTTGAGGAGGCAAAGGCGATACATGAGGAGGACATAAAGGCGAATGAAAGGATGGGTAAGTATGGCGCTGAGCTTGTTCCAGATCATGCCGTTATTCTAACGCACTGCAATGCTGGAGCGCTTGCGACTGGAGGATTCGGGACCGCGCTTGGGGTCATAAGGTTTGCTGCGCTACATGGGAAGAACGTGAAAGTTTACGCGGATGAGACAAGACCCGTTCTTCAGGGGGCGAGACTGACTGCATGGGAGCTTATGATGGATAATATAGATGTTACTCTAATAACCGACAATATGGCTGGTTATCTCATGTCAAAAGGAGAGATAGATCTCGTTATAGTGGGAGCAGATAGAATAGCTGCTAATGGAGATGTGGCTAATAAGATAGGGACTTATTCACTCGCAGTTTTGGCGAAGCATCATGGCGTGCCGTTCTACGTTGCTGCGCCTGTATCTACGATAGATCTGGATATTCCGTCTGGGAAAGATGTTCCTATAGAACAGAGGAATCCGAAAGAGGTAGTTGAAATAGGAGGGGTGAGAATAGCTCCTGAGGGAGTTAAGGTCTTTAATCCTGCGTTTGATGTTACTCCTGCTGAGCTTATAAGCGCTATAATAACCGAAAAAGGGGTATTAAGACCACCTTTCAAGGAGGGACTTTTGAAGATTGTGCGGGGATAG
- the alaS gene encoding alanine--tRNA ligase, whose product MRKKVSGHDLRRKFLKFFEERGHKVFPSFSLIPDDPTILLTIAGMVPFKPYFLGEKKAPVKRAVTCQKCIRTNDIENVGYTARHHTFFEMLGNFSFGDYFKKEAIRWGWDFITKVLGLPEERLWITIYKDDDEAFEIWHKEVGIPEDRIVRMGEEDNFWKVGPVGPCGPCSEIIIDQGEEFGCGKETCGVGCDCDRYLELWNLVFMQYNRREDGSLEPLPKKNIDTGMGLERLASVIQGVRSDFETDLLYPLIRKTESLSGIKYGSNEVSDRAMKIVADHARALVFMIADGIMPSNEGRGYILRRILRRAVVSGWRLGFEKPFLHELVPKVVEIMGEVYPELGENQRLASEVILLEEDRFRKTLSYGLNLFEEMVKDALSSGRKRLSGEEAFKLYDTYGFPFELTKEMAMERGLGVDEEGFTEAMEKQRERARRASKREALDDIYRKIKDDIGETLFVGYETLEARAKVLRVLENDNKLEIVLDRTPCYPERGGQVGDKGTIISQNFEGRIDDTYSPVEGLIVHRVTPLRGKIDEGDLVDVKVDALRRRETAKHHTATHLLHQALCDVLGSHVRQSGSLVAPDRLRFDFSHFSPLSSREIEEIERRVNEKIWDDLKVDVLKMDLEEAKRLGAKALFEGKYGEKVRVIKIGDYSLELCGGTHLERTGLIGVFKIVSESGIGANLRRIEAVCGKSAYEYMVSQLKEREKGLRKLQGEREKLSDELKRKELEIARLKLERISSKEIDGVKVFSAFLENLDAEAMRILGDEIKARLGSSIVILGSAKEGRAVLIAMITPDLVEKGWNASKIVKNIGAQIGGGGGGKPRYAQAGGRDTVKLKEILAQIEKYI is encoded by the coding sequence ATTCGTAAAAAGGTAAGTGGGCATGACCTAAGAAGGAAGTTTCTAAAATTCTTTGAGGAAAGAGGGCATAAGGTTTTTCCAAGTTTTTCTCTCATACCGGATGATCCCACGATTCTTCTTACGATAGCTGGTATGGTTCCATTTAAGCCATACTTTTTGGGGGAAAAAAAAGCTCCCGTTAAGAGGGCAGTTACTTGTCAGAAGTGCATTCGAACCAATGATATAGAGAACGTTGGCTATACTGCTCGACATCACACTTTCTTTGAGATGCTTGGGAATTTTTCTTTTGGTGACTATTTTAAGAAAGAGGCTATAAGGTGGGGATGGGATTTTATAACTAAAGTTCTTGGCCTTCCCGAGGAAAGGCTTTGGATAACCATATATAAGGATGATGATGAGGCGTTTGAAATATGGCATAAAGAAGTAGGTATTCCGGAAGATAGGATCGTTCGTATGGGAGAGGAGGACAACTTTTGGAAGGTGGGTCCTGTTGGTCCCTGTGGACCATGCTCTGAGATAATAATAGATCAAGGTGAAGAATTCGGATGCGGTAAGGAAACATGTGGGGTTGGTTGTGATTGCGATAGATACCTTGAGCTTTGGAATCTGGTGTTTATGCAGTATAACAGAAGAGAGGATGGTAGTTTAGAGCCTCTTCCAAAGAAGAACATAGACACGGGAATGGGGTTAGAGAGGTTAGCTTCAGTGATACAGGGCGTAAGAAGCGATTTTGAGACCGATCTTCTTTATCCTCTTATACGGAAAACTGAAAGTCTTTCGGGAATAAAGTATGGCAGTAATGAGGTTTCTGACAGGGCGATGAAGATAGTTGCGGATCATGCACGAGCGCTCGTTTTTATGATAGCTGATGGGATAATGCCTTCCAATGAAGGAAGGGGCTATATTCTAAGAAGAATATTAAGGAGAGCGGTAGTTAGTGGATGGAGACTTGGTTTTGAAAAGCCATTTCTTCATGAGCTTGTTCCTAAGGTTGTGGAGATTATGGGTGAGGTTTATCCAGAGTTGGGAGAGAATCAAAGGCTTGCTTCGGAGGTCATACTTCTTGAGGAAGACAGGTTTAGAAAAACGCTTTCTTATGGTTTAAATCTCTTTGAAGAGATGGTAAAAGATGCTCTCTCATCTGGCAGGAAACGACTTTCTGGTGAGGAGGCGTTTAAGCTTTACGACACGTATGGGTTTCCGTTTGAGCTTACTAAGGAGATGGCGATGGAAAGAGGACTCGGTGTTGATGAAGAGGGGTTCACTGAAGCTATGGAAAAGCAGAGGGAAAGAGCCCGTCGAGCTTCTAAGAGGGAAGCCTTGGATGACATTTATAGGAAGATAAAGGATGATATTGGGGAAACCCTTTTCGTTGGGTATGAAACTTTGGAAGCGCGAGCTAAGGTCTTGAGGGTTCTCGAGAATGATAATAAGCTGGAGATTGTTCTTGATAGAACTCCTTGCTATCCTGAGAGAGGAGGACAGGTGGGAGATAAAGGAACGATTATCTCCCAGAATTTTGAAGGAAGAATAGATGACACGTATTCTCCGGTTGAGGGGTTGATTGTTCATCGTGTAACTCCACTTAGAGGAAAGATCGATGAGGGAGACTTAGTCGATGTAAAGGTAGATGCACTTAGAAGAAGGGAGACGGCTAAGCATCATACAGCTACGCATCTCCTACATCAAGCTCTTTGTGATGTGCTTGGATCTCATGTGAGACAGTCAGGTTCTCTTGTGGCTCCAGATAGGTTGAGGTTTGATTTTTCTCACTTCTCACCACTAAGCTCAAGAGAGATTGAAGAGATAGAAAGAAGGGTGAACGAAAAGATATGGGATGACCTTAAGGTCGATGTCTTAAAGATGGATCTCGAGGAGGCTAAGAGGCTCGGTGCAAAAGCCCTTTTCGAGGGGAAATATGGTGAGAAAGTTAGAGTGATAAAGATAGGGGATTATAGTCTTGAGTTATGTGGCGGTACACATCTTGAGAGAACCGGATTGATAGGGGTGTTTAAGATAGTCTCGGAGAGCGGTATAGGAGCTAATCTGCGAAGAATAGAAGCCGTGTGTGGAAAATCAGCTTATGAGTACATGGTTTCCCAGCTTAAGGAACGTGAAAAGGGTCTTAGAAAGCTTCAGGGAGAGAGGGAAAAGCTTTCCGATGAGCTAAAGAGGAAGGAGCTTGAGATAGCTCGACTTAAACTTGAGAGAATTTCTTCCAAGGAGATAGATGGTGTGAAAGTCTTTTCAGCATTTTTGGAGAACCTTGATGCTGAGGCCATGCGTATCTTGGGAGACGAGATAAAAGCTAGACTTGGTAGCTCTATCGTCATACTGGGCAGTGCTAAGGAAGGAAGAGCGGTACTTATAGCTATGATTACGCCTGATCTTGTGGAGAAAGGGTGGAATGCGTCGAAAATCGTCAAGAATATAGGTGCTCAGATAGGGGGAGGCGGAGGAGGAAAACCTAGATACGCTCAAGCCGGTGGGAGGGATACTGTAAAGTTGAAGGAGATCCTGGCTCAAATAGAAAAGTATATATGA
- a CDS encoding 7-cyano-7-deazaguanine synthase → MIQSIAEKLIEEAKRDLNASEVVVALSGGMDSSVCLFIVSKALPRGKVRAITLDYGVYSYDRGKKSAIEVAEDAGVEHIFIDAQKSFEEVHKRGQACNRCVRTKLDIIRDRFPGCVIVTGANLSDSWSRIGVKRFRDIYAPLINLSKVEIRNLVEELGVRYQRIGEGVSREGCKVKHLWKPLAVPRYHGMGVVLANDLLLDFLERKRVSFRYANVKVIGPLRRNVALVNVDPHLPMELKEELARELLALREIEEVEFLEGRFRLKVKANPSIFLVEHSKKDLEMGKFRKEIACQISVEWLLSGNKRLSTFHVVDSIKEV, encoded by the coding sequence TTGATCCAGTCGATCGCAGAAAAGCTGATTGAGGAAGCTAAAAGGGATTTGAATGCCTCAGAAGTCGTTGTTGCTCTTTCGGGTGGAATGGATAGCTCTGTTTGTCTCTTTATCGTTTCAAAAGCGCTTCCGAGAGGGAAAGTAAGAGCGATTACGCTTGACTATGGGGTTTATTCATATGATAGGGGGAAGAAGTCTGCTATTGAAGTTGCTGAGGATGCTGGAGTAGAGCATATATTCATAGATGCGCAGAAGAGCTTTGAGGAAGTGCATAAAAGGGGCCAGGCTTGTAATAGGTGTGTTAGAACAAAGCTTGATATTATAAGAGATCGTTTTCCGGGGTGCGTTATAGTAACTGGGGCGAATTTAAGCGACAGCTGGAGCAGAATAGGCGTTAAGCGCTTTAGGGATATATATGCTCCTCTCATTAATTTAAGCAAGGTGGAGATAAGAAACTTAGTAGAGGAACTGGGAGTGAGATATCAGAGAATAGGCGAGGGAGTGTCAAGAGAGGGGTGTAAGGTTAAGCACCTGTGGAAGCCTCTTGCGGTTCCAAGGTATCACGGTATGGGTGTTGTTTTAGCTAACGATTTGTTGCTTGATTTCCTCGAAAGGAAGAGAGTGAGCTTTAGGTATGCTAACGTTAAGGTTATAGGACCATTAAGGAGGAATGTAGCTCTCGTTAACGTGGATCCCCATCTCCCCATGGAGTTAAAGGAGGAACTTGCAAGGGAGCTTCTCGCACTCAGGGAGATAGAGGAAGTCGAGTTTCTCGAGGGGAGATTTCGTTTAAAGGTCAAAGCGAATCCATCCATCTTTCTGGTTGAGCATTCTAAGAAAGATCTCGAGATGGGTAAGTTCAGAAAAGAAATAGCTTGTCAAATAAGCGTGGAGTGGCTTCTTTCGGGAAATAAGAGGCTTTCAACATTCCATGTAGTTGATTCAATTAAGGAGGTGTGA
- a CDS encoding tRNA 2-thiocytidine(32) synthetase TtcA, which produces MNRYKKRLLGRAKYRYNLWRPLGQAMDDYKMILHGERIGVAVSGGKDSMVLLDLLWKLLRIAPVSFELVCLTIDIGWEGFDPNPIRKFCDSRNIPFFYMKTDIAEILKLKKEKDPCSLCSSMRRGALYELAEEADCDKIALGHHLDDIVIAFMLSLFFAGSLETSRPWVRSECGRFIVIRPLSYVREEVIESYHREMKLPLIESTCPYASSNYRVKMKEILRKLERMNPNVRSCVLNALKKGGILDPVDRRKAD; this is translated from the coding sequence ATGAACAGGTATAAGAAGAGGCTTTTAGGAAGAGCGAAATACAGATATAACCTTTGGAGGCCCTTAGGACAGGCTATGGATGACTATAAGATGATACTCCATGGAGAGCGCATTGGAGTTGCCGTATCCGGCGGAAAGGATAGCATGGTTCTTCTTGATCTTCTATGGAAGCTGCTAAGGATTGCACCGGTGAGCTTTGAGTTGGTCTGTCTGACCATCGATATAGGATGGGAGGGTTTTGACCCTAATCCGATAAGAAAGTTTTGCGATAGCAGGAATATACCTTTCTTCTATATGAAGACGGATATTGCTGAGATCCTGAAGCTGAAGAAGGAAAAGGATCCATGTTCTCTTTGTAGTTCCATGCGCAGGGGAGCTCTCTATGAGCTGGCTGAGGAGGCGGACTGTGATAAGATCGCCTTAGGGCATCATTTAGATGATATAGTTATAGCTTTTATGTTAAGTCTATTTTTCGCTGGATCTCTTGAGACAAGCAGGCCATGGGTTAGATCTGAATGTGGAAGATTTATAGTGATAAGACCGCTAAGCTATGTAAGGGAGGAAGTTATAGAATCTTATCACAGAGAAATGAAACTTCCTCTTATTGAGAGTACATGTCCCTATGCTTCCTCAAACTACAGAGTAAAGATGAAGGAAATCCTTAGAAAATTGGAGCGGATGAATCCTAATGTAAGAAGCTGCGTTCTTAATGCTCTTAAAAAGGGAGGGATACTTGATCCAGTCGATCGCAGAAAAGCTGATTGA
- a CDS encoding amidohydrolase, with protein MCGDSVLIENATWISISKRKVRRGKIWIENGIIKKLGDFDSPEGVAIIDGGGSCILPGFVNAHVHSPMVLLRGRAEDLPFKRWLEEAVWPRERFFSREDIYWGSLLAIMEMIKSGITCFLDHYFYMDEVASACQEAGIRAVLAVGMGGRSYGFKDGIYMADNWHNALDGRIKVAFGPHSVYMCDRSLLVKIAEEAIKRKLKVHIHLLESEEERNTSIKIHGKDPISLLEELGYSEVPLIAVHLTCANDKEIERLSCWNVAVVHCPTSNLKLGMGIAPLYKFIKGGMDVALGTDGAASNNSLSIWGEMKLAPLLQKGFLRDATLISAWDALEMATLGGAKTLGFDRLGDIKEGWEADLVFLNLDSIHYVGAREEDIVYFIVYAGRESDVSKVMVKGRVIYDEGRFLTLDEDFIKKEVFRRIKVMEEGEIKL; from the coding sequence TTGTGCGGGGATAGTGTTCTTATAGAGAACGCAACTTGGATCTCCATTTCGAAGAGGAAGGTAAGGAGAGGCAAAATATGGATAGAAAATGGAATCATAAAAAAGCTGGGTGATTTTGATTCGCCAGAGGGAGTGGCCATTATAGATGGGGGAGGAAGCTGTATACTCCCTGGTTTCGTTAATGCTCATGTTCATTCTCCCATGGTTCTTTTGAGAGGAAGAGCAGAGGATCTTCCATTTAAAAGGTGGTTGGAGGAAGCGGTATGGCCCCGTGAAAGGTTTTTCTCGAGAGAGGACATTTACTGGGGATCGCTGTTAGCGATCATGGAGATGATAAAGAGTGGAATAACGTGCTTTCTTGATCACTATTTTTACATGGATGAGGTGGCGTCTGCCTGTCAGGAGGCTGGGATTAGAGCGGTCTTAGCCGTTGGTATGGGGGGCAGAAGCTATGGTTTTAAGGATGGTATATACATGGCTGATAACTGGCACAATGCTCTCGATGGGCGTATAAAGGTTGCCTTTGGACCGCATTCCGTTTATATGTGTGATAGATCTCTTCTCGTTAAAATAGCAGAAGAGGCAATAAAGAGAAAGTTAAAGGTTCACATTCATCTTCTTGAGAGTGAAGAGGAAAGAAATACATCTATTAAGATTCATGGAAAGGATCCTATCTCTCTACTTGAGGAACTCGGTTATAGCGAGGTTCCCCTTATAGCTGTTCATCTTACATGTGCTAACGATAAGGAAATAGAGAGATTATCGTGCTGGAATGTCGCGGTGGTTCACTGCCCTACGAGCAATCTCAAGCTTGGTATGGGTATTGCTCCTTTATATAAGTTTATAAAGGGTGGGATGGATGTCGCTCTCGGAACAGATGGAGCGGCCAGTAATAACTCTCTAAGCATATGGGGGGAGATGAAGCTCGCACCTCTGCTTCAGAAGGGGTTTTTACGGGATGCCACTCTTATTTCCGCCTGGGATGCGCTTGAGATGGCAACGCTTGGGGGCGCGAAGACACTTGGTTTTGATAGGTTAGGAGATATAAAAGAGGGATGGGAGGCAGATTTGGTATTTTTAAACCTTGACTCCATTCATTATGTTGGCGCAAGGGAGGAGGATATAGTTTACTTCATAGTGTATGCTGGCAGGGAAAGCGATGTTTCAAAGGTTATGGTTAAGGGAAGGGTTATCTATGATGAAGGAAGGTTTCTCACGCTTGATGAGGATTTTATAAAGAAAGAGGTCTTTAGAAGGATAAAGGTGATGGAGGAGGGGGAGATTAAACTTTGA